DNA from Patescibacteria group bacterium:
AGCGAAGTCGAGGGGAGGGATCCCTTATCTTCCGCAAGAGAGTGTTGGTTGATTATAAAAACCACATCAAAAATATGATCAAGCGGCTCGGCGAATGGGGGGAGGACATTGCGGCCGCTTTTTTAGTTAAAAAAGGATATACCCTGGTTGAGCAAAACTGGCGCTGTGAACTCGGGGAGATTGACTTGGTCATGAAATTCAATGATAAGGGAAATGAGGTTTATGCTTTCATCGAAGTCAAGGCTCGCGCCGATACGGAATTTGGATATCCGGAAGAGGCAGTCACCCGGTCAAAGCTTAATCATCTCGTCGCCGCCTGCGAGGCATATTCATACGAGCATAATTTAAAATCAATCTGGCAAATCGATATCGTGGCGATTATCGGAACGCCATCGTACGGGATTAAAGATATCAGGCATTTTTCTAAGTTGGAGCTATAATTTTGAATTTCTATGGGCCTTGCGTCTATTTTTGCCGCATGCTATACTCAACGCAGACTAGTCTCAATAGACTAGTTAATTTTTTACCAAGAATATGAAATCGTTGATTTTTCAACGATTTCACCCTGAGCGAAGTGAAGGGTCTTATGCCTAAACAGAAAGTAAATTGCTTGCTATAATTAGATAAAACTTAGTAATACTTATACCTAAAAATATGCCATCAGCAATCACCCAGGCGATCAAGCAGATTTGTGAGGAAAAAAACATTTCCTACGAAGCCGTGCTTGAGACAATTGAGGCGGCCATGGGCGCCGCGTACCGCAAGGATTTCGGCAATAAAATGCAGAATATCCGCGTTAATTTTGATCCCGAAACCGCCGGGATCAAGGTTTTTGACGTTAAAGAAGTGGTGGAGGATCAGGAAATCGAGGAACTTGAAGAAGGCGAAGCCGAAGCGGCCGAAGAGCCAAAGGGCAAAGAGGTCAAAGAAAAAGAAGAGGAAAAAGAAAAGCCCGTTGAGCCCAAAGAGGGCGAAGTGGCGGAAGGCGAGGAAGCGAAATTCAATCCCAAGACCCAGATTATGATTTCCGACGCCAAGGATATTAAAGCCGACGCGAAAATCGGGGACGAGATACGCGTTGAGCTTGAGGTTCCGGGAGAATTCGGCCGCATGGCCGCGCAGACCGCGAAACAGGTCATCACGCAAAAATTGCGCGAAGCCGAGCGTGAAAATGTTTATAAAGAGTATAAAGATCGCGAAGGTGAAGTCATCAACGCAGTTGTCCAGCGCCGCGAAGGCCGCATCGTGCTTATTGATCTCGGCCGTATCTCAGGCATCATGAGGCCCGAAGATCAGGTGCCCAGTGAATTTTATCGCCCGGGCGAGCGCATTAAGGTTTTTGTCGCCAAAGTTGAAATGACCACCAAGGGTCCGGAGATACTTCTTTCGCGTTCGCATCCCGAGATGGTACGGCGCCTCTTTGAACTAGAAATTCCGGAGATTGCCTCCGGCGCGGTTGAGATTAAAGCTATCGCCCGCGAAGCCGGATCGCGCACCAAAGTCGCGGTAACCACGCGCGAAGAAAATGTTGATCCAATCGGCTCCTGCATCGGTCAGCGCGGCACCCGTATCCAGACAATTATCAGCGAACTCGGCGGAGAAAAGATTGATATCATTGAATGGAAAGAAGATGCCGAAACATTTATCATGAATTCGCTTTCACCGGCCAAGACCGCCCGGGTTACTTTGGATCAAGAAGGGCACAGCGCGCTTGTGTCCGTGGCACCGGATCAGCTTTCGCTCGCCATCGGCCGCGGCGGACAAAATGTGCGCCTGGCCGCGCGCCTCACCAGCTGGAAGATTAATGTTGCCGAAGAAGGTGGTGGCGTGATTGCGGATTCGGAAAAAGGCGAAATCGCGGCTGAAGCCGAAAAGCCGGCCGAAGAAGCCGCGCCGGTCGCAGAGGTCAAACCCGCCGAGGAAATTGCCCCGGTTGAATCCAAGAAAAAGAAAGAACCAAAAAAGAAGAAAGTGAAAAAAGAGAAAAAAGAAGATAAAAAAGAAGGCAAAGAATAACCAGAAAATTTTATGGAAATTTTTCAGACCATCCTTTATCAGCCAATATTTAATCTTTTGGTTTTGATTTACGATTTTATTCCGGGCCACGACATCGGGCTCGTGATAATCGTGCTCACGCTCGCCATCAAGGTTATTCTCTACCCCTTGTCCCGCCAGTCAATAAAATCGCAAAAAGCCATGACCGAGCTTCAGCCCAAGATTGACGAGATCAAAGAGAAATATAAAGACAAAAAAGATGAGATGGCCAAGGCCATGATGGAGATGTATTCTAGCCAAAAGGTGAGTCCGTTTTCTTCGTGTCTGCCACTCATTATTCAGTTGCCGATTATTTACGCCCTTTACCGCGTCATGCGCGACGGTTTGAGCTCGACGCATCTTGACCTGCTTTACGCCTGGGTGCCGAATCCCGGCCACATCAGTTCAATGTTTTTGGGAGAAATTGACTTGGCCGTGCCGAGTATTTTTCTCGCCGTGCTTGCCGGCATCGCTCAATTCTGGCAAGCCCGGATGATGAGCGTGCGCCAGCCGCCTAAGTCAATTCGCAAAAAAACCGGAGCCATTGACGAGAACCTGCTCGCTACCATGAACAAGCAAATGGTTTATTTCATGCCCATCATGACGGTGGTGATCGGCGTGTCTCTTCCCGGCGGCCTTGCGCTTTACTGGTTTATCAATAATCTTCTCACCATCGGCCAGCAGTATCTGACTTTTGGCAAGAAAAAAACCGCGGCCGCGATTCCGCCGCCGGCTAATCCAACCCCGACCGTATGATTATCCCGTGGGAAAAATTAAAAAATTTACCGGTTGAAACCCAGAGCGGCGAACGGCTCGGCCGGATGAGTGGTTTTGATTTATCGAGCGACGGCCAGGACATTAAAACCTACCGCGTTAAAAGCCGCGGAATAATCAAGGGATTGATGAATGGGGAACTCCTGATCAGCCGTGAGCAGGTCGTGTCAATCAATGACGAACGTTTGATCGTTCCCGACGCCCTGGTCACCGAAAAAAACGCGCTTCGGAGCGAAGTCGCGTCGCGCGTCACGGCCGAAAGCGCGCCCGCCACCCAGAGTCGGATTTCAAGCTCACAAAATTTAAATAATTCTTAATTAAAATTTTATGAATCAAGTCTTAAAAATTATCATCGTCGCATTGATCGCCGCAATTATTATCGGGGGTGGTTATTATTTCTGGCAAAAAAATCAAGCAACTCAGTCAACGGCAGGATTAGGAAACACAGCAGCACCGGCTGGGGAGGAGCTGCCCGATCCACTCTTGTATTCAACGGCCGGCCTTCCGGTTTCAGTTTCGAAAAATGCAGTATTGTTTGATTACACAGTCGAGCAATTGGAGGGGATGGCAGGGGAATGTGGTTCTCAACACGACCCCGATTATTTTGATGAATTGATTTTAAAGTTCGTCGCTGCGGGTGCGACAAAGCATATTTACAACCTTAAATATTCTGATGCGAGCCAGGAGCCTGACACTTTCGTCATTACCCTGTTGCCTAATGAAGCGGGATACGCTTCCCTTGATCAGTTCAAAAAAGATTTTGATATATGCGCCGCAGGTGGCGATGCTTATCCCACCATGCTCAGCGAAAATTGGCTTCTTTTTGTAAATTCATGCGGAAGCGGATTTGATGACGGTTCGGGACGACCGATCGGGTGCGAAAAAGTACGAGAAATCGTTGAGCCTACATTGAAGTTGAGATAAAAATCAGCGTGCAAAATTAAACCGAAAAAATTTTTCAAGCCATCTCGAAAACACTGGCGTTGAGAGCCCGGGAATAAAACCGAAGTCGGTTTCCCCGGGTTTTTTGGCCGGAAAAATTAAAAGATTTATTTCGTATTAATCTATTGACAAAATTGGGGATAGCACTATGATGATCATAGGTCCTTAACATCTAGCCTCAAGTCCTACTTCTCTTGCATTGCTGCTTTGGGTCAATGAAGTTAAACGAAAATTCATGGTGAATTTTCGGCCCAAAAAGCAGCAGAAGACTGTAGGCGAGAAAGGAGGAAAAAGTGAAAAAGCCGCGGAAAAACACCAAGCCAGTCGTGCTCAAGGCCGATGATCGCGCGAAGGTTCTGGGAAATATTCCCAAACCTGGTCGCGACGTCGCTGACTGCGTTTGCTACACATCGTGCACGCGCTGCACGTAGCCGCAATTGCAGTGGGGGGTGTGGAAAGTAACTCTTCCCACCCCCGCATTTTTATAGAGAAGGAGAAAATGCTATGCAACTTTCCCGATGGTGCCACACGTTGCATCAAGATGGCGTTTCGGCGCTGGTGAACGCACTGACTCTTGGAGTAGTGTACATTTCAACCGAGGAACTGCGCGCTTTTATGGAAGCACTGCCCTCATCAGATAATGTTGGTGAGGTGGGGCTCATAGAAATTCTTACAGCCCAGGGATTATTAGTTGAAAATCAGACTACCGATGAGTTGGTATTCGCAAGAACGCGCGAACGGCTCAGATCGGAGATGTCGCTCGAGCTGCTATATTTGCTTGTCACCGACGGTTGCAACCTGCGATGTACCTATTGCTTCGAAGAAACGCCGTCGCTTACGGCCCCATTCCATTCGACGCAGATGACTAAGGAAACGGTTATCAGGGCGCTCGATCTATTCGCGAGGATGACGGCACGACACGGCAACCCGGAAAAAAAGAAGGTGATTCATCTTTATGGCGGCGAGCCGTTAGCGAACCGCAAGGCGGTATATGAGGCCGTGTTCTATGTTGACGAACTCAAGTCGCGCGGTATTTTGTCCGACAGCTGTCAGATCGCAATCGTGACCAACGGAGTACTTCTCAAAGAGGAGGACGCACGGCTCTTCGCGACACACAACGTTACGGTTGGACTCTCGATTGATGGCCCAGCATCAGTTACCGATTTTTATAGGATTCCAAAACGCCGAGATGTGCGCGTTACGGAACGCATTACTTCTGCATTTCGCCTGCTCAAGCGTCATAATGTGAGTATCGGGCTGTCGGTAACCTTGACGCCCCAAGCGATTGAACGCTTCGATGAATTCGTCGCCTTCTTCACGGACGGGGAATTTCGCGAGGTGGACGGTGTTAGTCTGAATTTACTTCATTTTTCGCCCAATCTGATATTGCCTGACGATTATTATCACGCGGCCGTAGAGTGCCAGATAAAATTCTTTAAACGGTTTCGTGAGGCCGGACTCTACGAGGAGCGGGTGATGCGTAAAGTTCGTGCATTCGTGGATCAAGAACCGATGTACGCAGATTGCGGCGTGGTAGGCCGACAGCTCGTCGTCGCTCCGGATGGACGCATTGGCGTCTGTCAGGACTTCGTCAAGCCAAGAACTTACTTTCCGCGCTCTGTGTACGACGTGGAACATCACGATCTCCTTGAGGCGCTCTTCGCGGACTGGCGCGATCGTTCACCGTTTTTCATGCCACAGTGCAGGGATTGTTTAGCCATTAGCATCTGCGGCGGCGGGTGTCCCGCGAGTGCCGAGCTTAAAACCGGTAGTCGGTATAATCTCGACGAACGCGCTTGCCATCATAGTAAGCAAATACTTGAATGGTTGGTCTGGGATGCGTACGCAAAGCTCGACGGCTAGCGGCTATCAGGGGGTTGAGAATGCTCAAAATATTTGCTACAATAGGGAAGATGAGAAACGCTTATCTTCCCTAATTTTTTATATGAACTATCCTCACATTACTTTTCGCAAAAGCGCAAAAAAAGATTTTGAAACTTTACGCGCCTTCACGAAAGATGCCGAATATGATAATGGCAGAAATTTGAATTGGGCAGTATTCAAAAAATATCCCCGTCTAAAAATATATTTTGATAAAGATAAACATTTCAAAATCAAAAATGAAAAAGTATTGAGCAATTTTATTGATGAAACATATCGTGGTGAACAGATAAATATGAATCGTGCCTTGGCCCAGCACAAAAAACGTTGGGAAAAAATTGCTTTGGATTATTTTTCACTCGTTGACGAACTCTTCAGCGGACGCAAGTGGCCGCGGGGTAAATATGTCGCCTTAGGCACGATCTGGGGCATGTATCCGCGTTTTCTGGAAGACAAAACATTCCAGATTCCATTTCGCCATCGTACCCCCGGGTATATTTCAGTTGTGATTGCGCATGAACTACTCCATTTTATGTTTTATGACTATTTTTACGCTCATTATCCAAAATATCGTGGTTCCGGAAATAATTTTATTGTCTGGCATATCTCAGAAATTTTTAATACCGTCGTTCAGAACTCACCGGCGTGGCTTAGCCGTTTTAAAATAAAATCACTTGGATATCCAGAACACAAAAAAATTGTCGCGCGCATAGGCCGTACCCTGTACTGCAGTAATACATGGGATCTGAACGCGCTGGTGGACAAAATAATAAAAGAAGTGCAGAATCAGAAAATAAACAAATAGTCCCGACTGATGTTTTGCTTCGCGAAACAAAAAACTCTGTGCAAAATGATTCCTCGAAAATTTTTCAAGCAATCTTGAAAACACTGGCGTTTTTTGACATTTTTGATTATCCGCTCACTTCATTGGAAATCTGGCGGTATCTGTACGCGCCGGGTGAGCAAAAAATTTCCCTGAATCAAATTATTGAAGCCCTGGGAAATCCGGAACTAAAAGCCAAAATCGGTTTTTTCCGGGGTTTTTATTTTTTGGCCGGCAAGCAGGATTCGGTTGAACTGCGCCGCGAGCGGAACGCAATTGCCGAAAAAAAATTAATCCGCCTCCGGCCATACGCAAAATATCTCAACCGGCTCGGCGCGGTCTCCGGAGTCGCGGTGGCTAACACTCTTGCCATAAAACACTCACGGCCCGAATCGGATATTGATTTATTCATCATCGCGCGTCCGCATGCGGTCTGGAGCGCACGGTTCTGGGCCATTCTGCCGCTTTATTTTTTCGGCGGACGTCCCCGGCCGGGAAGCATGCGCGATAAATTCTGTTTGAGTTTTCTGGTTGATGAAAATCATCTTGATATTCTGCCGTGGAAAATGGAGCAGGATATTTATTATATATACTGGCTCGCGACGCTCATGCCCGTCTCCGGTCCGGAAGTGTTTGCGAATTTTTTTGAAAAAAATAAATGGATAAATAAATATTTGCCGAATTTTTTCCCGCCCGAGATGAGCGCGCGCGGGGAGCGGCGCCCGGCCTCGCGCCTTCCGTGTTTCGGCGGACGCATCTTAAAAGCGATTCAGCTTTTTGTGATGCCAGCCGCGCTCAAGGAGGCGGCGGCGCGGCATCACACGGACGTTATAATTTCCGACACTGTTCTCAAATTCCACCTTAATGACCGCCGAAGTGAATATGAAAAATGCTACCAGAAACGAGTTGCGAAAATTATTGATACAGTATAAAGCCCTTCCTACAATGTGTTGGGCAATTATAATCGTTTTCTAGCATCACTCTTGTTTGCTTTCAGCAGGACATACTTTTGTAACCAAAAGTATGCAAAAGTTTCGGGGGCGCAAATTCGCTCTCGAATATAGGTAATGATTTACCGATTTAATCCACGCTCAGTTGCGCCCCCGAACCCCAGGGCACTGGTCAAGACGTTCTTAAAGGGTTCTCTCCCTCCTGCCTGCCGGCAGGCAGGTTGTAAAGGGAGAGGCAGAGAGGGATTTTACGTCGTCGGTTAGGGCAGGGGTTAGGTAAGAAATAATATGTTACAACGCATCGCAAAATATCTCCTCTGGTTCTGGGTTTTTCTCATACCGTGGCAGACGCGGTGGATTATCGTTGATCCGATAATCGGCGGAGCGGCGTGGGAATATGGGCGGGTTAGCCTTTATGCGGGTGATATTATTTTTATAGCCCTTGCCGTCATTGCGGCATTTTTGGCTAAATCCCAAATCTCTCTGCCCGAGGCGGATGCGCCTCTGGTGCAAAATCTCAAATCTCAAAAATTTGGATTGAATTATATTTTAATTTTGATTTTTTTTCTGTGGGCCGGGGCGACTTTGATTTGGGTGGATGACCGGTTGGTCGGATTTTATTATGTTTTGCGTTTTAGCCAGATTGTTGCGCTTTGGTTTATCATAAAAATTATCAAACCAAATTTAAGTTTATTTTTGTCCGCGCTGATTGCCTCCGGCGCGGTTCAGGCCGGGCTCGCGATCGCGCAGTTCGGATTTCAGTATTCTCCGGCCGATAAATGGCTCGGACTCGCCTCGCACGCGCCCTGGGAGCTTGGTCCGGCCGTGGTGGAAAGCGCGGCCGGCCGGTTTCTGCGCGCCTACGGCAGTTTGCCGCATCCCAACATGCTCGGCGGATTTCTGGTTTTTTGCCTGATCGCGGCCGCGCATTATATCAGCCGCGTTTCCGGACGAGTGGCGCTCTGGCTTGTCCTGCCCGTCCTCGTAATGTCGCAGGCCCTGGTCTGGAGCTTTTCGCGCTCTGCCTGGCTTGGACTCGCCTTCGGTTTTGCGGTTCTTATTCTAGGTTCGCGCGGCGTAAGAGATACACAGAAAAAATTCATCGTGATATTTGTTTTAATTTCGTCGGTTTTTCTCGCGAACGCCGCGCTCGCGCCCGATCTCCTGGGCTCGCGGCTCGCGGCCGCCGGCCGGCTTGAAGCCCAGTCAATTGCCGAGCGGGGAGCGCAGGCCGGACTCGCGCTTGAAGCCGCGAAATCCCATCTTCTGGGCCTCGGCCCGGGAAATTACACGGTTTGGCTCATGCAAAAGTTTCCCAATTTGGCGGGCTATGCCTATCAGCCGGCCCACAATCTTTATCTTCTGGCATTGGCCGAACTCGGAATTCCGGGGGTAATAATTCTTGCCGCCCTGGCCGCCATGTTTTTGAAATTTTGCCGAAAAAATCTGCTTTGCCTTTCCCTGCTTGCGGCCGCCGGCATAATCAGCCTGTTTGACCACTATTTTTGGTCCAGCTACAGCGGAATTTTGCTCCTCGGCCTTGCCCTCATCCTGCCTGGGGTTAATGGGTTTTCAATTCACGCGCATTCTTGGTATAATAATCGCGAGGAATAAGAATGTTTAAGCCGAAAAATGGATAGCCAAACTCGAAAGCTCTCCAGAGGCGAGA
Protein-coding regions in this window:
- a CDS encoding O-antigen ligase family protein, with the protein product MLQRIAKYLLWFWVFLIPWQTRWIIVDPIIGGAAWEYGRVSLYAGDIIFIALAVIAAFLAKSQISLPEADAPLVQNLKSQKFGLNYILILIFFLWAGATLIWVDDRLVGFYYVLRFSQIVALWFIIKIIKPNLSLFLSALIASGAVQAGLAIAQFGFQYSPADKWLGLASHAPWELGPAVVESAAGRFLRAYGSLPHPNMLGGFLVFCLIAAAHYISRVSGRVALWLVLPVLVMSQALVWSFSRSAWLGLAFGFAVLILGSRGVRDTQKKFIVIFVLISSVFLANAALAPDLLGSRLAAAGRLEAQSIAERGAQAGLALEAAKSHLLGLGPGNYTVWLMQKFPNLAGYAYQPAHNLYLLALAELGIPGVIILAALAAMFLKFCRKNLLCLSLLAAAGIISLFDHYFWSSYSGILLLGLALILPGVNGFSIHAHSWYNNREE
- a CDS encoding PRC-barrel domain-containing protein, with amino-acid sequence MIIPWEKLKNLPVETQSGERLGRMSGFDLSSDGQDIKTYRVKSRGIIKGLMNGELLISREQVVSINDERLIVPDALVTEKNALRSEVASRVTAESAPATQSRISSSQNLNNS
- a CDS encoding YraN family protein encodes the protein MIKRLGEWGEDIAAAFLVKKGYTLVEQNWRCELGEIDLVMKFNDKGNEVYAFIEVKARADTEFGYPEEAVTRSKLNHLVAACEAYSYEHNLKSIWQIDIVAIIGTPSYGIKDIRHFSKLEL
- a CDS encoding YidC/Oxa1 family membrane protein insertase; the encoded protein is MEIFQTILYQPIFNLLVLIYDFIPGHDIGLVIIVLTLAIKVILYPLSRQSIKSQKAMTELQPKIDEIKEKYKDKKDEMAKAMMEMYSSQKVSPFSSCLPLIIQLPIIYALYRVMRDGLSSTHLDLLYAWVPNPGHISSMFLGEIDLAVPSIFLAVLAGIAQFWQARMMSVRQPPKSIRKKTGAIDENLLATMNKQMVYFMPIMTVVIGVSLPGGLALYWFINNLLTIGQQYLTFGKKKTAAAIPPPANPTPTV
- the nusA gene encoding transcription termination factor NusA, with protein sequence MPSAITQAIKQICEEKNISYEAVLETIEAAMGAAYRKDFGNKMQNIRVNFDPETAGIKVFDVKEVVEDQEIEELEEGEAEAAEEPKGKEVKEKEEEKEKPVEPKEGEVAEGEEAKFNPKTQIMISDAKDIKADAKIGDEIRVELEVPGEFGRMAAQTAKQVITQKLREAERENVYKEYKDREGEVINAVVQRREGRIVLIDLGRISGIMRPEDQVPSEFYRPGERIKVFVAKVEMTTKGPEILLSRSHPEMVRRLFELEIPEIASGAVEIKAIAREAGSRTKVAVTTREENVDPIGSCIGQRGTRIQTIISELGGEKIDIIEWKEDAETFIMNSLSPAKTARVTLDQEGHSALVSVAPDQLSLAIGRGGQNVRLAARLTSWKINVAEEGGGVIADSEKGEIAAEAEKPAEEAAPVAEVKPAEEIAPVESKKKKEPKKKKVKKEKKEDKKEGKE
- a CDS encoding radical SAM protein, coding for MQLSRWCHTLHQDGVSALVNALTLGVVYISTEELRAFMEALPSSDNVGEVGLIEILTAQGLLVENQTTDELVFARTRERLRSEMSLELLYLLVTDGCNLRCTYCFEETPSLTAPFHSTQMTKETVIRALDLFARMTARHGNPEKKKVIHLYGGEPLANRKAVYEAVFYVDELKSRGILSDSCQIAIVTNGVLLKEEDARLFATHNVTVGLSIDGPASVTDFYRIPKRRDVRVTERITSAFRLLKRHNVSIGLSVTLTPQAIERFDEFVAFFTDGEFREVDGVSLNLLHFSPNLILPDDYYHAAVECQIKFFKRFREAGLYEERVMRKVRAFVDQEPMYADCGVVGRQLVVAPDGRIGVCQDFVKPRTYFPRSVYDVEHHDLLEALFADWRDRSPFFMPQCRDCLAISICGGGCPASAELKTGSRYNLDERACHHSKQILEWLVWDAYAKLDG